From a single Leptospirillum ferriphilum genomic region:
- a CDS encoding PspA/IM30 family protein codes for MSIFERFKTIFKANANELADKLEDPAAIINQKLEELDDKLDRAQGALVKEMAEIKLLEQKVRETEEGVRLYQERAEKAVKAGNDDLAKKALEEKARLSANLVDLNRQKTDQETVVSELKNDLEKLRQLRDDFRNRQSLLSLKEERAKSKEEINAIRAEIDPDHIGREMTRMSDKIDRMEAQAQATKELADQKTGSDTEAAFRALDQTQTPVDEELAALKKKMGTP; via the coding sequence ATGAGTATCTTTGAACGTTTCAAGACAATTTTTAAGGCCAATGCGAACGAGCTGGCGGACAAGCTGGAAGACCCCGCCGCCATCATCAACCAGAAGCTGGAAGAACTGGACGACAAGCTGGACCGGGCCCAGGGCGCACTGGTGAAGGAAATGGCGGAAATCAAGCTCCTCGAACAGAAAGTTCGGGAAACAGAAGAGGGCGTCCGGCTCTATCAGGAAAGGGCCGAAAAAGCCGTCAAGGCCGGGAACGACGACCTGGCGAAAAAAGCCCTGGAGGAAAAAGCCCGCCTGTCCGCAAACCTTGTCGACCTGAACCGGCAGAAGACCGACCAGGAAACCGTGGTTTCCGAGCTGAAGAACGATCTCGAAAAGCTCCGTCAGCTGCGGGACGACTTCCGGAACCGACAGTCTCTTCTTTCCCTCAAGGAAGAACGGGCAAAATCCAAGGAAGAAATCAATGCCATCCGGGCCGAGATCGATCCGGATCATATCGGACGGGAAATGACCCGGATGTCCGACAAGATCGACCGGATGGAAGCCCAGGCGCAGGCGACAAAAGAGCTGGCGGACCAGAAGACCGGCTCCGACACGGAAGCGGCCTTCCGGGCGCTCGATCAGACCCAGACCCCCGTCGACGAGGAATTGGCCGCACTCAAGAAGAAAATGGGGACCCCCTGA
- a CDS encoding Slp family lipoprotein, which yields MGPISGGRRKIPSVLFAVLFAVLLAGCSWLNPPTFAPEDLKDVRTDVDYRMVLRHWKSLTGEKVIVGGRVDSVDNRTNRAFIRLIPMPLDENDHPVEPESTHGYLLLINDGPVDPSRLSHGKKITVIGVVRRMRYPVALDNGGYLHLVTLDVLRMHTWLPRVMISSPPMGPVMTPPGGGPYVPSGGIP from the coding sequence ATGGGGCCGATTTCTGGTGGGCGCAGAAAAATCCCGTCCGTCCTGTTCGCCGTCCTTTTTGCGGTCCTATTGGCAGGATGTTCCTGGCTCAATCCTCCGACCTTCGCGCCGGAAGACCTGAAGGATGTCCGGACGGATGTCGACTACCGGATGGTCCTGAGGCACTGGAAGAGTCTGACGGGGGAAAAGGTCATTGTCGGCGGGAGGGTGGACTCTGTCGACAATCGAACAAATCGCGCCTTCATCCGTCTGATTCCCATGCCACTCGATGAAAATGACCATCCGGTCGAGCCGGAATCGACCCATGGCTACTTGCTGCTTATCAATGACGGACCGGTGGATCCGTCCCGGTTGTCACACGGAAAGAAGATCACCGTCATCGGTGTCGTGCGCCGGATGCGTTATCCTGTGGCTCTGGACAATGGGGGGTATCTGCATCTCGTCACCCTCGATGTCCTGCGGATGCATACATGGCTTCCCCGTGTGATGATTTCTTCCCCGCCGATGGGTCCCGTGATGACACCTCCCGGCGGAGGGCCTTACGTGCCTTCGGGGGGGATTCCCTGA
- a CDS encoding tyrosine-type recombinase/integrase — protein sequence MATFRKRSGSWQALVKKKGFGQIARTFDTKGEAEAWAKVIESEMVRGVYLSQKESETTTLDEALDRYEREVSSGKKGHRREKTRITVWKNHPLAKRFLASIRGSDMASYRDERIKAGYSSNTIRLELAIISHLFEIARKEWGMEGLLNPVKSIRLPSPPSGRDRRLQPGELEKLLECLSEEMSQVVRFALETAMRRGELAGMTWDMVDLKKRTVTLPETKTKNGQKRIVPLSSVAVTILKDRLSTRRIDGKVWDIGLDAISQDFAKACHKSDISDLHFHDLRHEATSRLFEKGFDTMEVRTITGHKTLQMLARYTHLRAEDLVERLK from the coding sequence ATGGCGACATTTCGCAAACGTTCGGGATCCTGGCAAGCTCTTGTAAAGAAGAAAGGCTTCGGGCAGATTGCCCGGACATTCGATACGAAAGGAGAGGCGGAGGCTTGGGCGAAGGTCATTGAATCGGAAATGGTTCGTGGCGTCTACCTCTCCCAGAAGGAATCTGAAACAACGACACTGGATGAGGCATTGGACCGGTATGAACGGGAAGTCTCGTCCGGAAAAAAGGGGCACAGACGGGAAAAGACAAGAATTACCGTCTGGAAAAACCACCCCTTGGCAAAACGATTTCTGGCGTCCATCCGGGGTTCCGATATGGCCTCATACCGGGATGAACGCATTAAAGCCGGGTATTCCTCAAACACCATCCGCCTCGAACTCGCCATCATCTCTCATCTGTTCGAAATTGCCCGGAAAGAATGGGGGATGGAGGGGCTTCTTAATCCCGTCAAGTCGATTCGTCTGCCTTCTCCTCCGTCTGGCCGGGACCGTAGGCTTCAACCGGGAGAGTTGGAAAAGCTCCTGGAATGCCTGTCCGAAGAAATGAGCCAGGTGGTCCGCTTTGCCCTGGAAACGGCCATGCGCCGGGGAGAACTCGCCGGGATGACCTGGGACATGGTGGATCTCAAGAAACGGACGGTGACGCTTCCGGAAACGAAAACGAAAAACGGCCAGAAAAGAATTGTCCCCCTCTCCTCCGTTGCCGTGACAATCCTCAAGGACCGCCTAAGCACCAGACGAATCGACGGGAAGGTCTGGGATATCGGACTGGATGCGATCTCCCAGGACTTCGCCAAGGCTTGTCATAAATCGGATATCTCCGATCTTCACTTTCATGACCTCCGGCATGAGGCCACAAGCAGGCTTTTTGAGAAGGGTTTTGATACGATGGAGGTCAGGACCATCACAGGCCACAAAACGCTTCAGATGTTGGCGCGGTATACGCATTTGAGGGCGGAGGATCTGGTGGAGAGATTGAAGTGA
- a CDS encoding DUF4912 domain-containing protein: MFPSEWKRESASSDYFMRPFEPVGEEDLAKGAPVEKPEWKDFLHIPFEPELIDRTPSVLLLPVDPYRIWAGMVRPSIRPDSPHYVLRILDVTSSRQRGDRSQNPRADYSFELDPGDSSSWFIPLWSSGRALYALLGFFQDSQFVSIARSNEIRTPAGRIRGGRGRFLHVSQNAVVPRKQIPFPGQTGFFDDRPYKGYFNPSSPSSGSFPSSAPKKTSP; the protein is encoded by the coding sequence ATGTTTCCGTCCGAATGGAAGAGGGAATCCGCCAGCAGCGATTACTTTATGCGTCCTTTCGAACCCGTTGGCGAAGAGGACCTTGCGAAGGGTGCGCCCGTCGAGAAACCGGAATGGAAAGACTTCCTTCATATTCCTTTTGAACCGGAACTCATCGACCGGACCCCCTCCGTTCTCCTTCTTCCCGTGGACCCCTACAGAATCTGGGCCGGGATGGTCCGTCCATCCATCCGTCCCGATTCTCCCCACTATGTCCTGCGCATTCTGGATGTCACGTCCTCCCGACAAAGAGGAGATCGCTCCCAAAATCCCCGGGCGGACTACTCCTTTGAACTGGATCCCGGTGACTCCTCCTCCTGGTTTATTCCTCTCTGGAGTTCGGGCCGGGCGCTCTATGCGTTGCTCGGATTCTTCCAGGACAGCCAGTTTGTCTCCATCGCCCGTTCGAACGAAATCCGCACTCCCGCCGGACGGATCCGGGGTGGTCGAGGCCGCTTTCTTCATGTGTCCCAAAATGCGGTCGTTCCCAGAAAACAGATCCCTTTCCCCGGTCAGACAGGATTTTTTGATGATCGCCCCTACAAAGGATACTTCAACCCGTCTTCTCCTTCTTCCGGAAGTTTTCCGTCTTCCGCTCCGAAGAAGACGTCTCCATGA